From the genome of Streptomyces sp. NBC_01341, one region includes:
- a CDS encoding SulP family inorganic anion transporter: protein MSACVPTRNDHSSRSSRLSRASGFKRHHSPPPRRGRFRVSGADLSASITVFLIAVPMSLGLAVAMDAPLAAGLVSAAIGGIVAGSLGGTPLQVSGPSAGLTVVTAELIQIYGWRTTCAITVGAGLLQILLGSLRAARSALAVSPAIVHGTLAGIGVAIALAQVHIVLGGGPQSSALDNALALPARLAQSDPAAPLIGALTILLLIVWPRLPGRIGSMMGRIPAALAAVVSATAVAAATAPGIARVDLPSWRSHALPEVPQGPVAALATAVFTVMLVASLESLLAAVSVDKMSADRVMSAPKDGAAPLPPVKRSDLDRELRAQGVANTLSGLVGGLAVSGGAVRSSANVRAGAESRASTVLHGVWVLLSAALLVTALEWIPLAALAALVMVVGIQMVNFAHIRKVHKHREFLVYGATITGVLLFGVLEGVAIGIVVAVAVALHRLARTRITVSEQEGRYLVAARGQLTFLAVPRLSRALGRLPHGVDAVVELDGFFMDHAAYETIQDWYAAQTAMGGRIEFTGRSGGRIAEPASAAHSCCRPWTPWRNHHCHDRVQEAAPTPTVSPMVRENPPAATPSAPPAERQGGHRLLSGLSSFQRNTAPLVREELARLAAEGQRPSQLFITCADSRLVTSMITASGPGDLFTVRNVGNLVPPPGTPEAVAQDDSVAAAIEYAVDVLGVDSITVCGHSGCGAMQALLGAAPETPRTPLWRWLRHGLPSLDRMRSRHHSWARIAGRMPTDAVEQLCLTNVVQQLEHLRAHESVARRLAAGSLQLHGMYFHVGEAQAYLLTEGVSSGTGPDEVFAKVAPGVEGAVNDGTEVLDLAPDAAVRT from the coding sequence ATGTCTGCCTGCGTCCCCACCCGCAATGACCACTCATCCCGCAGTTCGCGCCTCTCCCGGGCGTCGGGCTTCAAGCGGCACCACAGTCCGCCACCCCGCCGCGGACGCTTCCGCGTCTCCGGTGCCGACCTGTCCGCATCGATCACTGTCTTCCTCATCGCCGTGCCCATGTCGCTCGGGCTGGCCGTGGCCATGGACGCCCCCTTGGCGGCCGGCCTGGTCTCGGCGGCAATCGGCGGCATCGTCGCCGGGTCGCTCGGAGGCACCCCCCTCCAGGTCAGTGGACCGTCCGCGGGACTGACCGTTGTCACGGCCGAGTTGATCCAGATCTACGGCTGGCGCACCACCTGTGCGATCACCGTAGGCGCAGGCCTCCTGCAGATTCTGCTCGGCTCACTGAGAGCCGCCCGTAGCGCATTGGCCGTCAGCCCGGCCATCGTGCACGGCACGCTCGCGGGCATCGGGGTGGCGATCGCCCTCGCCCAGGTCCACATCGTGCTCGGCGGAGGCCCTCAAAGCTCCGCGCTCGACAACGCGCTTGCACTCCCGGCCCGCCTCGCGCAGTCCGATCCGGCCGCTCCCCTCATCGGAGCGCTGACGATCCTCCTCCTGATCGTGTGGCCACGCCTGCCTGGCCGCATCGGATCGATGATGGGAAGGATTCCGGCCGCGCTCGCCGCCGTGGTCTCGGCAACGGCCGTAGCCGCCGCGACGGCGCCGGGAATCGCCCGGGTCGACCTTCCGTCATGGCGCTCGCACGCCCTGCCCGAGGTACCGCAGGGCCCGGTGGCCGCGCTCGCCACAGCGGTGTTCACCGTCATGCTCGTCGCGAGCTTGGAGTCCCTGCTGGCCGCCGTCTCCGTGGACAAGATGTCGGCCGACCGGGTGATGTCGGCCCCTAAGGACGGGGCGGCACCGCTTCCGCCCGTCAAACGCTCGGATCTCGACCGGGAGCTGCGCGCCCAGGGCGTCGCCAACACATTGTCAGGGCTTGTCGGAGGACTGGCAGTCTCCGGGGGTGCGGTACGCAGCTCCGCGAACGTGCGGGCAGGCGCAGAGAGCCGTGCTTCCACGGTTCTGCACGGCGTATGGGTGCTGCTGTCGGCAGCTTTGCTTGTCACGGCGCTCGAATGGATTCCTCTGGCCGCGCTCGCCGCGCTGGTCATGGTGGTCGGCATCCAGATGGTCAACTTCGCGCACATCCGCAAGGTGCACAAACACCGTGAGTTCCTGGTGTACGGAGCCACCATCACCGGCGTGCTCCTCTTCGGCGTACTCGAGGGGGTGGCGATCGGCATCGTCGTTGCGGTGGCGGTCGCCCTCCACCGGCTGGCCCGCACACGCATCACGGTGTCCGAGCAGGAGGGCCGCTATCTCGTGGCCGCTCGCGGACAGCTGACCTTCCTCGCGGTGCCACGACTGAGCCGGGCCCTGGGACGGCTTCCGCACGGAGTCGACGCCGTGGTCGAGTTGGACGGCTTCTTCATGGACCATGCGGCCTACGAGACCATCCAGGACTGGTACGCGGCTCAGACCGCGATGGGTGGGCGGATCGAATTCACCGGACGTTCCGGGGGCAGGATCGCCGAGCCGGCATCGGCGGCGCACTCCTGCTGCCGACCATGGACACCGTGGCGCAACCATCACTGTCACGACCGCGTGCAGGAAGCCGCCCCCACGCCCACGGTCTCACCCATGGTCCGGGAAAACCCTCCGGCAGCCACCCCGTCGGCACCCCCGGCCGAGCGACAGGGCGGGCATCGCCTGCTCAGCGGTCTCAGCTCCTTCCAGCGCAACACGGCACCCCTGGTCCGTGAGGAACTGGCCCGTCTGGCCGCCGAGGGGCAGCGACCCTCCCAGCTCTTCATCACCTGCGCCGACTCCCGCCTGGTCACGAGCATGATCACCGCCAGTGGGCCCGGCGATCTCTTCACTGTGAGGAACGTCGGAAACCTGGTACCCCCGCCGGGCACTCCGGAGGCCGTCGCCCAGGACGACTCGGTGGCAGCCGCGATCGAGTACGCCGTGGACGTGCTGGGGGTGGACTCCATCACGGTATGCGGCCACTCGGGATGCGGTGCCATGCAGGCCCTATTGGGGGCGGCCCCGGAAACACCCCGTACGCCTTTGTGGCGTTGGTTGCGCCATGGACTGCCGAGCCTGGACAGAATGCGTTCGCGTCACCACTCCTGGGCTCGCATCGCGGGCAGGATGCCCACCGACGCGGTGGAGCAACTCTGCCTCACCAACGTGGTCCAGCAGTTGGAACATCTGCGGGCACACGAGTCGGTAGCCCGCAGGCTGGCGGCGGGTTCCCTGCAGCTGCACGGCATGTACTTCCACGTCGGAGAGGCGCAGGCTTACCTGCTGACCGAGGGTGTCAGCTCCGGGACGGGACCCGACGAGGTCTTCGCCAAGGTCGCTCCCGGAGTGGAAGGGGCGGTGAACGACGGCACGGAGGTCCTGGACCTCGCACCCGACGCCGCGGTCCGTACCTGA
- a CDS encoding ATP-binding protein: MNMKIAFVGKGGSGKTTLSSLFIRHLAANEAHVVAVDADINQHLGAALGLNEDEAATLPAMGSQLPLIKDYLRGNNPRITSSATMIKTTPPGQGSRLLRVREDNPVYDACARTVALDDGDIRLMVTGPFTESDLGVACYHSKVGAVELCLNHLVDGPDEYVVVDMTAGSDSFASGMFTRFDMTFLVAEPTRKGVSVYRQYKDYARDFGVALKVVGNKVQGQDDLDFLKAEVGEDLLVGVGHSNWVRAMEKGRPAPFDLLEADNRMALQALQNAAEDSYELRDWERYTRQMVHFHLKNAESWGNEKTGADLAAQVDPAFVLDEHRTVASATQPA, encoded by the coding sequence GTGAACATGAAGATCGCTTTCGTGGGTAAGGGCGGCAGCGGCAAGACAACGCTGTCCTCGCTCTTCATCCGTCACCTCGCCGCCAATGAAGCCCATGTCGTCGCAGTGGACGCCGACATCAACCAGCATCTCGGAGCCGCCCTCGGCCTGAACGAGGACGAGGCAGCCACGCTGCCCGCCATGGGGTCCCAGCTCCCCCTCATCAAGGACTACCTGCGCGGTAACAACCCGCGCATCACCTCCTCGGCGACCATGATCAAGACAACGCCGCCCGGGCAGGGCTCGCGGCTGCTGCGCGTCCGCGAGGACAATCCCGTCTACGACGCCTGCGCCCGCACAGTCGCGCTCGACGACGGGGACATCCGGCTGATGGTCACCGGTCCGTTCACCGAGTCCGACCTCGGAGTGGCCTGCTACCACTCGAAGGTCGGGGCGGTCGAACTCTGCCTCAACCACCTGGTCGACGGCCCCGACGAGTACGTCGTGGTGGACATGACGGCTGGTTCGGACTCTTTCGCGTCAGGGATGTTCACGCGTTTCGACATGACCTTCCTCGTCGCCGAGCCGACCCGGAAAGGCGTTTCCGTCTACCGGCAGTACAAGGATTACGCGCGCGACTTCGGCGTCGCGCTGAAGGTGGTCGGCAACAAGGTGCAGGGCCAGGACGACCTCGACTTCCTGAAGGCGGAGGTCGGCGAAGACCTGCTGGTCGGTGTCGGCCATTCCAACTGGGTACGAGCGATGGAGAAGGGCCGCCCCGCACCGTTCGACCTGCTGGAGGCGGACAACCGGATGGCTCTGCAGGCTCTGCAGAATGCCGCGGAGGATTCGTACGAACTGCGCGACTGGGAGCGCTACACCCGGCAGATGGTGCACTTCCACCTGAAGAACGCGGAGAGCTGGGGCAACGAGAAGACGGGCGCCGACCTGGCTGCCCAGGTCGACCCCGCCTTCGTCCTGGATGAGCACCGCACCGTGGCGAGCGCTACCCAGCCGGCCTGA
- a CDS encoding oxidoreductase, giving the protein MSTTSSDPLAALAALPGVTGAVDSVRKAVDRVYGHRVMRRRGNEVTAEAALRGARGSAALSGADWNLEEVRRRTDFSGEPEARTVGAALRLTAEAGQLLSIWRQSPVRVLARLHLVAAGGAVPDDGVGRPRLSGEPVEEPVIEAPLPDADEVSGRLEGLSHLIITGSAAPALVTAAVVHGELLALRPFGSHNGLVARTAERIVLIGSGLDPKAICPPEVGHAEQGRASYVAAFDGYLSGRPEGMAAWITHCGRSVELGVRESTAVCEALQRGAA; this is encoded by the coding sequence ATGAGTACGACTTCCTCGGACCCGCTTGCCGCCCTGGCCGCCCTGCCGGGCGTCACCGGCGCGGTGGACTCCGTTCGCAAGGCTGTGGACCGGGTCTACGGCCATCGAGTGATGCGGCGCCGCGGTAACGAGGTCACCGCGGAAGCGGCCCTGCGTGGCGCCCGGGGTTCAGCTGCCCTCTCGGGCGCCGACTGGAACCTCGAAGAGGTGCGCAGGCGTACGGATTTCAGTGGTGAGCCGGAGGCCCGAACCGTCGGTGCCGCTCTGCGGCTCACGGCGGAGGCGGGGCAGTTGCTCTCCATCTGGCGGCAGTCGCCTGTCCGGGTGCTCGCGCGTCTGCATCTCGTCGCAGCGGGCGGAGCCGTCCCCGACGACGGCGTCGGCCGGCCTCGGCTGTCGGGTGAGCCGGTGGAGGAGCCCGTGATCGAGGCACCTCTTCCCGACGCGGATGAGGTGTCCGGAAGGCTCGAAGGGCTGTCGCATCTGATCATCACCGGGAGTGCGGCGCCCGCACTGGTAACCGCTGCGGTCGTCCACGGTGAGCTTCTGGCGCTACGACCCTTCGGTTCCCATAACGGTCTGGTGGCCCGGACCGCCGAGCGGATCGTGTTGATCGGTAGCGGTCTTGATCCGAAAGCGATCTGTCCCCCCGAAGTCGGTCACGCCGAACAGGGGCGGGCATCGTACGTAGCGGCGTTCGACGGGTATCTCTCGGGGCGACCCGAGGGTATGGCCGCGTGGATCACCCACTGCGGACGATCTGTGGAACTGGGCGTCAGGGAATCCACGGCGGTGTGCGAAGCCCTGCAGCGGGGCGCGGCTTAG
- a CDS encoding HAD family hydrolase — protein MLTFVENCFSPRTAAFFDLDKTVIAKSSTLTFSKSFYQGGLINRRAVLRTAYIQFVFLAGGADHDQMERMREYLSALCKGWNVQQVKDLVAETLHDLIDPIIYDEAATLIEEHHTAGRDVVIVSSSGAEVVEPIGELLGADRVVATRMVVGDDGCFTGEIEYYAYGPTKAEAIRALAESEGYDLSRCYAYSDSATDVPMLDAVGHPYAVNPDRALRREAALREWPVLVFDRPVRLKQRLPAFSMPPRPALVAAAAVGAAALTAGLVWYTNRRRAAAAAF, from the coding sequence ATGCTCACCTTTGTGGAAAACTGCTTCTCGCCGCGCACCGCAGCCTTCTTCGACCTGGACAAGACGGTCATTGCGAAGTCATCGACGCTGACCTTCAGCAAGTCCTTCTACCAGGGCGGGCTGATCAACCGCCGCGCCGTTCTGCGCACCGCGTACATCCAGTTCGTGTTCCTCGCCGGAGGCGCCGATCACGACCAGATGGAGCGGATGCGCGAGTACCTCTCGGCACTCTGCAAGGGTTGGAACGTCCAGCAGGTCAAGGATCTGGTGGCCGAGACCCTGCATGACCTGATCGACCCGATCATCTACGACGAAGCAGCGACCCTCATCGAGGAGCATCACACCGCCGGGCGCGATGTCGTCATCGTTTCGAGCTCAGGGGCCGAAGTAGTCGAACCCATCGGGGAACTCCTCGGCGCGGACCGGGTCGTCGCGACCCGGATGGTCGTCGGCGACGACGGCTGCTTCACCGGCGAGATCGAGTACTACGCGTACGGGCCGACAAAGGCGGAGGCGATCAGGGCTCTCGCCGAATCGGAGGGCTACGACCTCTCGCGTTGCTACGCCTACAGCGACTCGGCCACGGACGTGCCGATGCTCGACGCGGTCGGCCACCCCTACGCCGTCAACCCGGACCGGGCCCTGCGACGGGAGGCAGCCCTCCGCGAATGGCCAGTTCTCGTCTTCGACCGGCCTGTCCGCCTGAAGCAACGCCTGCCCGCGTTCTCGATGCCGCCACGTCCGGCTCTCGTAGCCGCCGCAGCGGTAGGCGCCGCGGCCTTGACGGCAGGGCTGGTTTGGTACACCAACCGTCGCCGTGCCGCCGCGGCAGCATTCTGA
- the ssd gene encoding septum site-determining protein Ssd: MAGSITDVALSSVEGAVGGPMIVTGDVDLLDDLLRLCAAAGAVPEVHHGPPGERSEWERAPMVLVGDDAAARCRGMTRRRDVMLVGRDQDDPEVWRRAVEIGAEYVLRLPDSEGWLVDQIANAAEGVGRAALTVGVMGGRGGSGASTLACALAVTAARSGHRTMLIDGDPLGGGIDVLLGGEQSKGLRWPDFARSKGRVGGGALEDSLPALHGLRVLSWSRDDGVIVPRQAMRSVLAAARRLGGVVVVDLPRRVDESVAEAIAQLDVGLLVVPGELRAVAAAQRVASAVGTILEDLRVVARGPYGAGLDEQWVAQALGLPLVGDMPVEAELFAAQDGGMPPGGDSRGALARFCAAFWEAAGASGGIPAGDYQGGTP, from the coding sequence GTGGCTGGATCTATCACGGACGTGGCGCTGTCGAGCGTCGAAGGGGCGGTGGGTGGGCCCATGATCGTGACGGGGGACGTGGACCTCCTGGACGATCTGCTCCGGCTGTGTGCCGCTGCCGGAGCGGTGCCCGAGGTGCATCACGGCCCACCGGGCGAAAGAAGCGAGTGGGAGCGCGCCCCGATGGTCCTGGTGGGCGATGACGCGGCGGCGCGCTGCCGGGGCATGACCCGCAGGCGGGACGTCATGCTCGTCGGGCGCGATCAGGACGACCCCGAGGTGTGGCGGCGTGCGGTGGAGATCGGGGCCGAGTACGTATTGCGGCTTCCGGATTCTGAGGGCTGGCTGGTCGATCAGATCGCCAATGCAGCGGAGGGCGTGGGCCGGGCGGCGCTGACCGTAGGAGTGATGGGAGGCCGGGGCGGTTCCGGCGCGTCCACACTCGCCTGCGCACTGGCCGTCACGGCGGCCAGGTCCGGCCACCGGACCATGCTGATCGACGGAGACCCGCTGGGCGGTGGCATCGACGTGCTGCTGGGGGGAGAACAATCCAAAGGCTTACGGTGGCCGGATTTCGCACGGTCGAAGGGGAGGGTCGGCGGTGGCGCGCTGGAGGATTCCCTGCCCGCACTGCACGGTTTGCGCGTCCTCAGCTGGAGCCGGGACGACGGGGTGATCGTTCCACGTCAAGCCATGCGATCGGTTCTAGCAGCGGCCCGCCGACTCGGTGGAGTGGTGGTGGTGGACCTCCCGCGGCGGGTCGATGAAAGCGTGGCAGAAGCCATCGCGCAACTGGATGTCGGGCTCTTGGTGGTCCCCGGTGAACTGAGAGCGGTGGCGGCGGCCCAGCGCGTGGCATCCGCGGTGGGAACGATTTTGGAGGACCTGCGAGTCGTCGCCCGAGGCCCGTACGGGGCGGGGCTGGACGAACAGTGGGTGGCGCAGGCGCTTGGGCTGCCACTCGTGGGCGATATGCCGGTGGAGGCGGAGTTGTTCGCGGCCCAGGACGGCGGTATGCCGCCCGGCGGGGACTCCCGTGGAGCCCTGGCCCGCTTCTGTGCGGCGTTCTGGGAAGCCGCGGGTGCCTCGGGCGGAATCCCGGCCGGGGACTACCAGGGAGGCACGCCATGA
- a CDS encoding TadA family conjugal transfer-associated ATPase, whose protein sequence is MTEALLDAVRQRLARSGAEPTPAGVAAALREQGRLLGDTEVLGAAEELRGELVGTGVLEGLLADAAVTDVLVSAPDRVWVDRGGGLELTRVTFRDAAAVRRLAQRLAAVAGRRLDDARPWVDARLPDGTRMHAVLPPVAVGSTCLSLRVVRPKAFTLAELVRAGTIPPGGDRLLKALVEARTSYLISGGTGAGKTTLLSSLLGAVGERERIVLAEDSAELRPDHPHVVRLESRPANQEGAGQVTLRDLVRQALRMRPDRLVVGEVRGAEVTELLAALNTGHEGGCGTVHANAAEHVPARLEALGTAAGLDRAALHSQLAAALSVVLHLVRDGGGRRRLAEVHVLERDRAGLVITVPALSWGPGGFIRERGWQRLGALTGEQP, encoded by the coding sequence ATGACCGAGGCGCTTCTCGACGCGGTTCGGCAGCGACTGGCCCGTAGTGGGGCGGAGCCCACCCCGGCAGGGGTGGCTGCCGCACTTCGGGAACAGGGCCGGCTTCTCGGGGACACAGAAGTACTGGGGGCGGCAGAGGAGTTGCGCGGCGAGCTGGTCGGTACAGGGGTCCTCGAGGGGCTCCTGGCAGACGCGGCGGTGACCGACGTACTGGTGTCCGCACCGGACAGGGTGTGGGTGGACCGAGGCGGCGGGCTCGAACTGACCCGCGTGACCTTTCGTGATGCGGCTGCGGTCCGGAGGCTGGCTCAAAGGCTCGCAGCGGTGGCCGGACGTCGCCTGGACGATGCCCGGCCGTGGGTGGACGCGCGGTTGCCGGACGGGACGCGGATGCACGCGGTCCTGCCACCGGTCGCGGTCGGCTCGACCTGTCTGTCTCTGCGGGTGGTGCGGCCCAAAGCCTTCACCTTGGCGGAGCTGGTGAGGGCGGGAACCATCCCGCCGGGTGGCGACCGGCTTCTGAAGGCATTGGTGGAGGCTCGGACGTCCTACCTGATCAGCGGCGGGACCGGCGCCGGCAAGACGACCTTGCTGTCGAGCCTGTTGGGGGCGGTCGGCGAGCGCGAACGCATCGTGCTCGCAGAGGACTCTGCGGAATTGCGTCCCGACCACCCGCACGTGGTGCGCCTGGAGTCACGGCCCGCCAATCAGGAGGGAGCGGGCCAGGTGACCCTCAGGGATCTCGTGCGGCAGGCGTTGCGCATGCGCCCTGACCGTCTTGTGGTGGGCGAGGTGCGAGGCGCCGAGGTGACGGAGCTGCTGGCGGCCCTGAACACCGGGCACGAGGGTGGATGCGGCACCGTGCACGCGAACGCGGCTGAGCACGTTCCAGCGCGTCTGGAGGCCCTCGGTACAGCTGCGGGCCTTGACCGGGCCGCACTGCACAGCCAACTGGCGGCAGCACTTTCCGTAGTGCTCCACCTCGTCAGGGATGGCGGGGGGCGGCGCCGGTTGGCCGAGGTGCACGTACTCGAGAGGGACCGGGCCGGCCTTGTGATCACCGTGCCCGCGCTCAGTTGGGGCCCGGGGGGGTTCATCCGGGAGCGCGGATGGCAGCGTCTCGGCGCGCTGACCGGGGAGCAGCCGTGA
- a CDS encoding type II secretion system F family protein, producing the protein MSGLAWVMAVCAGVAGGLAVTRDPGVRRARALFARKRAGWPDARLAWAMVRMFADRRREWLCAPVAALLAVVGDSVLPLLAGAVVIPLVRRWMRRRARRRERERAADAVTALCGAVVGELRAGREPGHALLAAGRNAGALGVAESAVLAAALFGGDVPSALRRASAGPGLDGLVGVAACWRVAVDGGAGLAAGLARLESALRADRRRRDELRAQLAGAWSTVMVLALLPVVGLGLGAALGADPLHVLLHTPGGLVCLTSGGLLEAAGLFWASRIVTAGEAT; encoded by the coding sequence ATGAGCGGACTCGCGTGGGTGATGGCCGTATGCGCGGGGGTGGCGGGTGGCTTGGCCGTGACTCGCGATCCGGGCGTGCGGCGGGCGAGGGCTTTGTTCGCGAGGAAGCGAGCTGGTTGGCCGGACGCGAGGCTGGCGTGGGCCATGGTGCGCATGTTCGCCGATCGGCGGCGCGAATGGCTGTGCGCCCCTGTGGCGGCTCTGCTCGCTGTCGTGGGCGACTCGGTGCTGCCCTTGCTTGCCGGGGCCGTGGTGATTCCTCTGGTGCGGCGCTGGATGCGCCGCAGAGCCCGGCGGCGCGAGCGCGAGCGAGCCGCCGACGCGGTCACGGCGCTCTGCGGAGCAGTGGTGGGTGAGTTGCGGGCAGGGAGGGAGCCTGGACACGCGCTGCTGGCTGCCGGGCGGAATGCGGGTGCGCTGGGCGTCGCCGAGTCCGCGGTGCTGGCGGCTGCGCTGTTCGGCGGCGACGTGCCGAGCGCGCTACGACGGGCATCGGCCGGCCCCGGTCTTGACGGGCTTGTGGGAGTCGCGGCCTGCTGGCGAGTCGCGGTGGACGGGGGAGCCGGCCTTGCCGCCGGCCTGGCACGCCTGGAGAGTGCACTGCGGGCCGACCGACGCCGACGCGATGAACTGAGAGCTCAGCTGGCGGGAGCCTGGTCGACGGTGATGGTGCTGGCTCTGCTTCCGGTGGTCGGTCTTGGATTGGGGGCGGCCCTCGGCGCGGATCCACTGCACGTCCTGTTGCACACCCCCGGGGGCCTGGTCTGCCTGACGTCGGGTGGCCTGCTCGAGGCCGCTGGGCTGTTCTGGGCATCGCGAATCGTGACTGCGGGAGAGGCGACGTGA
- a CDS encoding type II secretion system F family protein, giving the protein MNGLPEGGELPGAAVAVGAALGAAAYLALTLAEGRHARVIRRRGALLTTTSSPRNGRGRLNLRGAGWDPARRWVAPLASWATGWVLVGGATGCVIGAAAAYGVWRWQRFSKRREAKGEQGELARIARQLPLAADLLASCISAGAGPRDAAEAVGESMGGPLGDRLARTAAEIRLGGDPIEAWGRFGEVPGAAPLARCLERAGTTGAPAAEPVARLADEMRAERASAAVARAQRAGVLITAPVGLCFLPAFLAVGVAPVVIGLATGLLHRN; this is encoded by the coding sequence GTGAACGGCTTGCCTGAGGGCGGCGAGTTGCCCGGAGCTGCGGTGGCGGTGGGAGCGGCACTGGGGGCAGCGGCGTATCTGGCCCTCACGTTGGCTGAGGGCCGGCACGCGCGGGTGATACGCAGACGAGGGGCACTCCTGACCACGACCTCGTCGCCCCGCAACGGGCGAGGACGACTGAATCTACGGGGGGCGGGATGGGATCCGGCTCGGCGCTGGGTCGCACCTCTCGCGTCCTGGGCGACCGGGTGGGTTCTGGTCGGTGGCGCGACGGGCTGCGTGATCGGCGCGGCGGCCGCGTACGGCGTCTGGCGGTGGCAGCGTTTTTCGAAGCGCCGAGAAGCGAAGGGTGAGCAAGGCGAATTGGCTCGGATCGCCCGACAACTGCCCCTCGCTGCGGACCTTCTGGCGTCCTGCATCTCCGCCGGAGCCGGGCCCCGGGATGCCGCGGAAGCGGTGGGGGAATCCATGGGAGGACCGCTCGGCGACCGATTGGCCCGAACGGCGGCCGAGATCAGGCTCGGTGGCGACCCGATCGAGGCGTGGGGACGGTTCGGTGAGGTACCGGGTGCCGCACCCCTGGCGCGCTGCCTGGAGCGGGCGGGGACGACTGGGGCACCCGCCGCGGAGCCGGTAGCCCGACTTGCCGATGAGATGCGCGCGGAGCGGGCAAGTGCGGCCGTGGCGCGCGCCCAGCGAGCGGGTGTTCTGATCACCGCTCCCGTCGGCCTCTGCTTCCTGCCCGCCTTCCTGGCGGTCGGCGTCGCGCCTGTGGTCATCGGGCTCGCGACCGGTCTGTTGCACCGCAACTGA
- a CDS encoding DUF4244 domain-containing protein, with product MSKNTFERALSAGRRAWETTVGRRTRSDGSDRGMTTSEYAVGTIAACAFAAVLYKVVTSGAVLSALQSLIKDALDAKF from the coding sequence ATGAGCAAGAACACCTTCGAGCGGGCGCTGAGTGCGGGCCGTCGCGCTTGGGAGACCACGGTGGGCAGGCGAACCCGGTCCGATGGCTCCGACCGGGGAATGACGACGTCCGAATACGCGGTAGGGACCATCGCCGCCTGCGCGTTCGCGGCTGTGCTCTACAAGGTGGTGACCAGCGGAGCCGTGCTGTCGGCGCTGCAGTCACTGATCAAGGACGCGCTCGATGCGAAGTTCTGA
- a CDS encoding TadE family type IV pilus minor pilin translates to MLRSAVRRNQRRGDRGAVTAEAAMVLPVLVAFVMALVWALVAASDQIRCVDAARAGARAAARSEPEAAVRLVAKETAPARARVDVRRTGEVWRVRVEAPTPGPGPLGLTLSAEAVALAEDTVGVEPRGTGGSQP, encoded by the coding sequence ATGCTCAGGTCGGCGGTGAGGAGGAACCAACGGCGTGGTGACCGCGGGGCGGTGACAGCGGAAGCCGCGATGGTGCTGCCCGTGTTGGTGGCGTTCGTCATGGCGCTTGTCTGGGCGCTGGTCGCCGCGTCGGACCAGATCCGGTGTGTGGATGCTGCACGAGCGGGTGCGAGGGCCGCGGCCAGATCCGAACCGGAGGCGGCTGTCCGGTTGGTGGCGAAGGAGACTGCACCGGCCAGGGCTCGGGTGGATGTGCGGCGGACCGGGGAGGTGTGGCGCGTCCGGGTGGAGGCGCCGACGCCGGGTCCTGGACCGCTGGGCCTGACGCTGAGCGCGGAGGCGGTCGCGCTGGCCGAGGACACGGTAGGGGTGGAGCCAAGGGGCACGGGAGGGTCGCAACCGTGA